A window of Halodesulfovibrio sp. genomic DNA:
AGTAAAACGCTCATCCTTTAATGATTGGACATAAGCGTTCCGCGCTTCGATTTCTGAATCAACCAACAATAGAGAGTACATATTTATTCCTTGTGGGCACTTTTTTCCGTCACCCGCCTTCTATGTTTAATTATACAAAATCGATGCCAAGTGGTTTCAAGCACATTATCGTATCATTATATATACGCAAACATCTCGATAACCACTGAGTTAGGCTTGTAATGAAGTCTTAACAAAAAGAAAAGAGAAAGAACCCTCATTTTTGGCACACTCTATGCTTTATTCACAGTAATTCTAAATTTCACCTCTCGTGTGGCAAATTTTTCCGCCGCCTTCTTAGGAAAGAACACACTTGGAGGTTTATATGGAAACTACTATTATTGCGAGACAGCCTGCTGCTCCTACTCAGTGCACCACAACCGCTAAAAACAATACAGCGGATGAGCGTCTTGTTAAATTATGCCTTGAGGGTAACCAAACCGCATGGAATCGTTTTGTGGCTGATTACAGCGCTATCATCAATCATGCAGTATCATGGACTCTGAATCATCATGGTGCATCAACAGCCGCAAAGGATGATGTTGTACAGGACATTTTTTTCCGCCTCATTAAATCTGAATGCAAACTCTTACAAAGCTGGGATAGCTCACGCGGTAGTTTAAAGACATGGCTTGCGGTTGTATCCCGAAGCGCAGCTATTGATTTCATCCGGACAGACCGCACTTATTTATATGATGCAATTGACGAGCAGCCAGAACTTAGCACAGAGATGTCAAACCTGCTTGATCTTCCGGAAGTGCCATTTCACATTCTTTCAACTCGGCAAAAAAGTGTTCTTCGATGCTTATACGGAGAGGAGCTTACCGCAGTAGAGGCTGCACAAAAGCTCGACATCCATCCTCAGACTGTTCGCAGCATCCACCACACGGCTCTACAAAAGCTTCGTGCGACCATGTTTCATTAAAAATTAAACTTCTCGATTACGTCATCTTACAAAAAAAGCTCCTGTTTAATAAAACAGGAGCTTTTTTACGTTACCGTCAACATAACATATTGATATTAAAAATTACTTTGGATTTAAAAATAAAATAATTTTTTTTTAATTTTTTTTAAATGAAGACGATAAGATATAATAGTACGGCACTCATGGATGAGAGCCGATTATAAACTTTATTCAATATCTTCACGGAGGAAGTTATTATGGCTTTAGCAATTAACAACAACCTGATGTCTAACAACGTCACTCGCAACCTTCAGACGCACTATGGCAAACTCAACCAGTCCACGCAAAGATTATCTTCAGGTCTTCGCGTTAGTTCTGCTTCTGACGACGCAGCAGGTCTCGCAATTCGCGAACTGATGCGTGCGGACATTGCTGCTTTAGGTCAGGGAGTTCGCAATGCTAACGACGGTATTTCCATGATCCAAACCGCTGATGGCGCACTCGGCGTTATTGACGCAAAACTCATTCGCATGAAAGAGCTTGCCGAACAGGCATCATCCGGTACTTACACCGATGTTCAGCGTAAAATGATCAACAAAGAATACCAGTTGATGGCTGATGAAATCACTCGAATTGCCTCTGACACTGACTTCAACAGCAGAAAGCTTCTTGCTGGTAGTGGCCAAGACACTAAAGTTGAGCAAAGTGTTGCACAAGACAGCACTACTAGAACAGCCGAAGCAACCAAAGTTTCTACACATGGTAACACCGAAACATGGAGAAACCAGCAGCTTAAAAAAGAAGCAGTAACAGGTGACGCCAATATTACAAAAAGCGGCGCCACTGATAAAGACGGTATACAAACCATTGTTGCAAACGGCACTGCAGGCACACTTACTTACGACTCAAGAAGTGGTCTGGCAAAAGTTGTAAACAATATCGGAACAACAGCAGCTACAGGCAGCATTGACACTAAGACCGGTGAGGTAAAAGGCCTTACACTTGCTGCTGGTGGGTCAACAATGGCAGCCGCTGACAACACTTACAAGGGCGCTAACATTAAAATTGAAACTCGCACAGCAGGCGGCGAGTGGAAAGACATCACCGCCACCATCACAGCAGCAGGCGTTGACACTGCCAACAACGGGGACGACGTTAGAATCTCTGTTGAACAAGCTGATGGTAGCATAATTCGTGATGCATTTACAAATAATGCCAACAAATTCACCTTAAAAAAGACAGCTGCTGATACATTTACAATTGAAACAACAGCGGCATCTAACACCTCTATTCAGGTAAAATCAGAAGTTGCGGCATCAAAAACATTTGAGCACACTGCACAGTCTGGATTAACAGTCACTACAGATGCAGTAACACATTTCGAAAATAACTCCGCGTCTGTATCAGGTGCAACAGCTGAGTTAACTCACAATGCTCGAACTGGGAAGATTGACGGTATCAAAACCGTTGAATCCGAACTCAAAAACAGCTACGGAACAGAGAAAAAACCAGTTCAAGACTACAAAATTGAAGTCTTTAACGAAAAAACAAACTCTTGGGATGAAGTTGTTCTTGGTGGAAAAGACGGTGACACTGTTGACATCATGGACGACGCAAACAAATTCCGCATCACCGCTGAATATGCTGACGGCCAGAAAACCCGCGATACCATTTCCAACAACACTGGTG
This region includes:
- a CDS encoding RNA polymerase sigma factor; protein product: METTIIARQPAAPTQCTTTAKNNTADERLVKLCLEGNQTAWNRFVADYSAIINHAVSWTLNHHGASTAAKDDVVQDIFFRLIKSECKLLQSWDSSRGSLKTWLAVVSRSAAIDFIRTDRTYLYDAIDEQPELSTEMSNLLDLPEVPFHILSTRQKSVLRCLYGEELTAVEAAQKLDIHPQTVRSIHHTALQKLRATMFH